The Acidobacteriota bacterium genome has a segment encoding these proteins:
- a CDS encoding TonB family protein has product MKQALIVTLLLILTAGVSFFGRVQAGFQERSTEQPSVIKAVAPVFPLIAVTANVSGCVVIEVEITPSGTVTSAHIVDGHSLFRQGRVYEKVARQWRFTPADENMGIRTAKITFFFKIMPRNTPVEELTPIFLPPYQIEIRHEQPKPEVEQIPKGQVRKTNQYRKQNTHW; this is encoded by the coding sequence ATGAAACAAGCACTGATTGTTACTCTCTTATTGATTCTAACGGCTGGAGTTAGCTTTTTTGGAAGGGTACAGGCAGGCTTTCAAGAGAGAAGCACAGAACAACCATCAGTTATTAAAGCTGTTGCCCCAGTTTTTCCACTCATTGCAGTCACCGCCAATGTGAGTGGTTGTGTAGTCATTGAAGTAGAAATCACTCCATCTGGCACAGTTACATCAGCTCATATCGTTGATGGACATTCATTGTTTCGTCAGGGGCGGGTTTATGAAAAGGTGGCACGACAGTGGCGATTTACTCCGGCAGATGAAAATATGGGGATACGTACAGCCAAAATCACATTTTTTTTCAAAATCATGCCAAGAAATACGCCAGTGGAGGAACTAACGCCAATTTTTCTCCCCCCATATCAAATTGAGATCAGGCATGAACAACCCAAACCCGAGGTTGAACAAATCCCGAAGGGCCAAGTGAGAAAGACCAACCAATATAGAAAACAGAATACACACTGGTGA
- a CDS encoding RHS repeat-associated core domain-containing protein, producing the protein MESENSGHPNWRNREPAGLAGQRTKQPGERKEYVYGPTGMLAEVTGNEVNFLTPDHLGSPRVLTSQNGIVVNRRDFFPFGEDIAVGVGGRSAGMGYGMDSLRQRFTGYEKDEETGLDFAEARYYTNTLGRFNSADPAADSALIVMPQSWNRYTYVLNNPLLYVDPDGMRWLQRSGDGGNIEYQWFDETEDENGNSAYQTALGAGWSEVDFNESKTYVYRAYNPKTSGYDYYKLNPNGTHGWISGGAGVAYNDVDLVSFFVLNGWGSLVLGFLEKEEEATPLTPIPVAAGVQGTLTPAQRDILQELYSQGTPKKQVGPKGGLAVAQTALQEVKAGKVPQGLTIDDVKKGQEATRKIMNAQRGGVDAVKKSYEIQKVRHQILRFALKVLTKGKG; encoded by the coding sequence ATGGAATCGGAAAACAGCGGTCACCCGAATTGGAGAAACCGAGAACCGGCAGGACTTGCAGGTCAACGGACGAAACAACCGGGTGAACGCAAAGAGTACGTTTACGGGCCTACGGGGATGCTGGCGGAAGTCACCGGCAACGAAGTGAACTTCCTGACGCCGGACCACCTTGGGTCGCCGAGGGTACTCACCAGCCAAAACGGCATCGTCGTCAACCGACGGGACTTCTTTCCCTTCGGAGAAGACATCGCGGTCGGGGTCGGTGGACGCTCGGCGGGAATGGGCTACGGGATGGATAGCCTGCGGCAACGCTTTACTGGCTATGAAAAAGATGAGGAAACGGGTTTGGACTTTGCTGAAGCACGGTATTACACCAATACCCTGGGCCGCTTCAACAGTGCGGATCCGGCGGCGGATAGTGCCTTGATCGTGATGCCCCAATCCTGGAACCGGTACACGTATGTGCTCAATAATCCACTCCTTTATGTTGACCCCGATGGAATGCGCTGGCTACAACGGAGTGGGGACGGTGGGAACATCGAGTACCAATGGTTTGATGAAACTGAAGATGAGAATGGGAACTCGGCCTACCAAACTGCTTTGGGTGCTGGGTGGTCGGAAGTTGACTTTAACGAAAGTAAAACCTACGTCTACAGAGCCTATAACCCAAAAACCAGCGGGTATGATTATTACAAGCTCAACCCAAATGGAACACACGGTTGGATTTCAGGCGGGGCTGGGGTTGCCTACAACGATGTTGATTTGGTTTCGTTCTTTGTGCTCAACGGCTGGGGGTCGCTTGTCTTGGGCTTTCTTGAGAAGGAAGAAGAAGCAACCCCATTGACACCAATTCCAGTAGCTGCTGGAGTTCAAGGTACTCTTACACCAGCCCAAAGAGATATTTTGCAAGAGCTGTATTCTCAAGGAACTCCCAAAAAACAAGTTGGGCCGAAAGGTGGACTTGCAGTAGCTCAAACAGCTCTGCAAGAAGTAAAAGCAGGTAAGGTTCCACAAGGATTAACGATAGATGATGTCAAAAAAGGGCAAGAAGCAACAAGAAAGATTATGAATGCCCAAAGAGGTGGAGTAGATGCAGTTAAAAAATCATATGAAATTCAAAAGGTACGTCACCAAATCCTTAGATTTGCTCTGAAAGTTCTTACAAAAGGTAAAGGTTAA
- a CDS encoding RHS repeat-associated core domain-containing protein produces the protein MLAEVTGNEVNFLTPDHLGSPRVLTSQNGIVVNRRDFFPFGEDIAVGVGGRSAGMGYGTDSLRQRFTGYERDEETGLDFAQARYYANSMGRFNNPDPLLSSGSVYDPQSWNRYIYTLNNPVRYSDPTGLYVFDESLGGSQTDEELRNAAGSDRTRRREADRIIDRRNAFRRALVDAARAGGSNSLTAQQQELVRTSVAAYGAEGQANGVSVGVGPLANNVAAEARQEALSFPYDEKTKSFSAAVSVIIDDNTTNATDLAIAVAHEGRHVADAQEYAAAITSDLEAQGANAIAGPLNRTKYEREVRGYNVSAFTAQGLGLPNLSFRGNEVWSNGWRAADRERLRSTGINNHLRTSPTYRLTPESPGTRYHSRPTEGR, from the coding sequence ATGCTGGCGGAAGTCACCGGCAACGAAGTGAACTTCCTGACGCCGGACCACCTTGGGTCGCCGAGGGTACTCACCAGCCAAAACGGCATCGTCGTCAACCGACGGGACTTCTTCCCCTTCGGCGAAGACATCGCGGTCGGGGTCGGTGGACGTTCGGCGGGAATGGGCTATGGGACTGATAGTCTTCGTCAGCGGTTCACTGGCTATGAGCGGGATGAGGAAACGGGGTTGGACTTCGCCCAGGCCAGGTACTATGCCAATTCAATGGGGAGATTCAATAATCCAGACCCGCTTCTTTCATCTGGCAGTGTCTATGACCCTCAGTCTTGGAATCGGTATATTTATACCCTCAATAATCCGGTTCGGTACAGTGATCCAACAGGTTTGTATGTTTTTGATGAATCACTTGGAGGAAGCCAAACTGATGAGGAACTCAGGAATGCAGCCGGGTCTGATAGAACAAGGCGTCGCGAAGCTGACAGAATTATTGATCGGAGAAATGCTTTTAGAAGAGCATTAGTTGACGCCGCACGTGCTGGAGGCAGTAATTCACTGACTGCTCAACAACAAGAATTGGTTAGAACTTCAGTGGCTGCTTATGGGGCAGAAGGACAAGCGAATGGGGTCTCTGTTGGAGTTGGTCCATTAGCCAATAATGTGGCTGCCGAGGCCAGACAAGAAGCACTTTCATTCCCTTATGATGAAAAAACTAAGTCCTTCAGCGCCGCTGTTTCTGTGATTATTGACGATAACACAACGAATGCTACCGACTTAGCAATTGCTGTTGCTCACGAAGGGCGGCACGTAGCGGATGCTCAAGAATATGCTGCAGCAATAACATCTGATTTGGAGGCCCAAGGAGCAAATGCCATTGCCGGTCCGCTGAACCGAACAAAATACGAGAGAGAAGTAAGAGGTTATAATGTGAGTGCTTTTACAGCTCAAGGATTGGGCTTACCTAATCTTTCCTTCAGAGGGAATGAAGTGTGGAGCAATGGTTGGCGTGCGGCTGATCGGGAGCGACTACGCTCAACAGGAATCAATAACCACCTTAGAACATCCCCAACCTATCGCCTCACACCTGAAAGTCCAGGCACAAGGTATCATTCCAGACCAACAGAAGGGAGATAA